The Silene latifolia isolate original U9 population chromosome 4, ASM4854445v1, whole genome shotgun sequence region AATACTTTAGACTTTAGATAGAAAGTTATTCCATTGACTAGCACTTTCTAAGCAGGATCTGATCGTTCTAGACTTTTGGCATGACACATTGAATGTCTAGAATAAGGATCTAAAATTTACGTGACTTGAAAGATTAAGAATGTAATATCAAGACCATGGAAGTATGCATTACATTTCTGAGATGAAAAATACATGATTACAGATTATACAAATAGAAGTTATATAGGGTGGATCGATCGTCACACTAGACATGTGATAAAGAGTCTGGAGCTTCATCACATTTTTCTAGGACATGTGCATGTATACTTGGTACTTTGGGTTCCTGACGAATAATATAGTTGTTGATTCGGTTTTTTCGTTTTGTACGCCTTATTGTGCAGTCCACTATTCTAATAAGATTAGCGGCAATGACAGACTAGACCACTGCCGATTTCCagcatacaacaacaacatcagagccttaatcccaaaatgatttggggtcggttgacatgaatcatcctttagaaccgtctatgggtgaacgcacacctccaAATGcgagaaaaatagaaaagggaaaaatgaaaaacaaaagggagagtaAAACATAATAcgaagtcaaggtaaacttataggttttaaaatcgaagtccggatttcttttataaaaacttaaaatttaaatcgagaataaagattaaaacgatttttgaGAACCTAAGTAGAATTCATATACATGATTTCCAGCATGTATATGAATTTTCAAATTATGATGGCCTGTCTGCTGTAATAGACTACGGTTAGGTGGTAGTCTTTTGTTTCTTTGATGCTCCCTCAatcccacaaaaaaaaaaaagaaaaaaaaaaaagtaaaggtAAACAATTTTCTGGGTCAAAGGGAGTAGCTTGTATGCATAGTCACTACTTTATAAATTAAGAGGCTACTCTTCCTAtcaccaattggttttaggatggaatCTCGTTGAGCTTATGAAGTAAGCTCTCTCTTCCCTGTGGGTGTGGCCCGATCCATTTTCATGATTTAACACTTGGTTTGAGCCTTATCAAGCTTAGAAGTAGGTCCCGTAAACTTGGTTATCAGAGCACCTTCTTTTCGAGGGTTTCTGGTGTGAACTCTAATCCTTCCGTGTTATGTCTGACCTGTATCTTTTCTACAAATTCTTTTTTGAAGGTTATTGTCGAGAAAGCGGAGAGAAGCGATATTCCAAATATTGATAAGAAAAAGTAAGATGTTCATTCCTTTGTTTCAATATACTCCATACTTGGCACTATAAACACAAACTAGTTTCTGTATTCTTGTTTTGCGTCATCTGGTATGTCAATGGCCAGATGTCAATATTTTTACCTATCAGAGGTTTGAATGATGTGGGTTCTCGCCTTCTTGGACGTTGTAGCGCGTTGACTCTTTGGGCATTATATGTGTAAGTTCCATGGTTACCGAATTCGCTATGAATATGTCCTTACCAATTCATAGCgagtgttatatgtattttcagtaagcAACATGCTGgaattcgcttttaacaattCGCGATTCGCAGGGCACCGAGCGAATTCGGTAATTATGTGTGTAACGAGAGCCTAGGAATCAATGGGCCCTTGCGTTTGCTGTAGTGTCCATTTGACTACAGCTGTAAagtctgcattaaattggttatgAATTTAAAGACCTCGGCATATCTTAAGAGCTCCAAGTCTAGATGGTTCAGCTCCTTCAGTTCTGTCACCCATGAATCATGATTCTATCGAACTGCGTAGAAGTTTTTGAGAGATATTTGCGAGAAATGTTTATGCCTTCAAACTGTTCTGGGCTTCAAATTTCTAtagtttatcaatttatatcagCAGGTCATAAAGGACTCTTACAACTTAGAAGTATTTTAGAAGTTGGGATTGCTGCGAGTCATCATATAAAGTAATTTTGACATTTTCGATGTTTTTTTTTACAAGGTTTATATGGTGTCTTTTAGGTTTCCTTATGAGTTCAGTGTAACGGGATACTGAATTCAAGGATGTAATACTGTCATCAGAACGACAAAGAATTAAGGTTATTAGCATAGTACAGTGATGAATATGTAATTCCAACTGATGTCCTTACAAACTTACGCTGAGACTTTTTTTGCCGTTTCACAATTTTGCAGATACTTGGTGCCCGCTGATTTGACAGTAGGACAGTTTGTCTATGTAATCCGCAAAAGGATCAAGCTTAGCGCTGAAAAAGCCATCTTTATATTTGTGGATAATGTCCTCCCACCTACGGGTAATGTTGTCAGCCCTTATATATAGTTTGTTAAAATGAAACTCTGTTAGCAATGTTATGCAGGTTGCACTTCGTGACTTTATCATATTTTGGTTGCCGTCAAATACTCAGATGTACCTAGTTCATTTGTTCTGAAACTATAGTATTCTactaatctatctatctatctatctatctactatctatctatctatctcgGATATAGTAAAATTTGTTCTCTTTGTTCAGAAATTAGAGTACCGAGTAGTATGTATTGAGACAATGACACTTGAACCTAGTTGCTGATATGGATAACTTAATTCTTCTATGCAGGAGCGATAATGTCTGCTATTTACGAGGAAAAGAAAGACGAAGACGGTTTCCTCTACGTGACTTACAGTGGAGAGAACACCTTTGGGACAAACGCTTCGGAATAGTTGGAACCAGTTGATTGATTTTCAAGCAGGACAATCTCAAACTAGACACGGTGATTTTGGCTCGGATTTCACAATAATCTATTTCTCCAACCCAAAAGAATCAGCTGCTGTAAATGTTGTAAATAATGTCATCATCAGATGCTCTGCTTACTAGTGACAAACTTATTACAGTATTCATATTTCATGTAAGTTGGATAATTTAGTGCAAAATCAAGTACTCTCTTTACCTTATTTGTGAGGGTATTtgaatcaaaggtaaataaattatttagacGGATGAAGACGTATTTATTATATATCATTAGATGTATGTGAATTATAGTAGTTGGGTTCAGGTCATCAGGTGGTTGCATTAAAACAAGTAACATTTGAAATTGAGACAGAACTGACATTGCCTCATGTGAAGGGCACGTGAGAGAGGGAGAGAGGGGCAAGTGGGCCGTTTTGAGCATGTACCATTGTCGTTTCTAACATGTGCCTTTACTGAATGGGCCGTTAAATATGGGCCGCTTGCTAATTTGTGGGGGGTCTGGCCCAGCATGCTTCCCATTGCATTGGAACTTAATGCGGGAATTCTTAGCTACATTCGGTGTATTATGAAATTTCGATTTTAAAAATTAATTAATGGTTTGATGTTATTTGATCGGCCTAGGTAAATGATGAGTCGATAATGTGGGATATCGAAATTAATTAATGGTTTGATGTTATTTGATCGGCCTAGGTAAATGATGAGTCGATAATGTGGGATATCGAGTATGCCCAAGAATTTCTCAGGGAGTATGAAAATTGAGAGTTGCAATAGACAGCCTGTCGTCTTTTACATCAATGGTAAATTATAATATGCTCCCTTTATCTTGGTCATtggtttaccttttatattaagGAGTATCATATATAGCTTGGGGATTTCGAGTACAGTTACGATTGGGTTACCAAACATGGATTTTATTACCCAATTAGCAACATGGTGTAACTTAGCATGCTTATTAAGAGTAAAACAACTAGGTTTAGATAATTGTGCTAGAAAGATTAGTGGACCTTGAAACTTTGCATTCTACAAAGGAACAAGAATTCTTCCTCTCTCCCAGGTTAGCTAGCTTAGTAAAACCCGTAAAATAAAGAAGATTATTATAAGTTAAAATATGAGTGATTTTTGGAATTGTCTAAAGAGCTACAAGAACAACACAATAAAATGatgatgtgtttttttttttttttttttttttttttttttttttttgtggaaaaaTCGAACATAGTTATATTAAAACAGAGAGTTTAAGGCCCCATTTTTTCGGCTTTTTAGAGTGAATCGaacgagccgaatcgaatcgaatcgaaataatcgaatcgaatggagtgaataatcaaatcgagccgaatcaatcgaatggagccgagccgaatcgaatcaatcgaatggaTGGAATTTAAGCCGAATCAACTAAATAGAAATTTGAATCGAACTAAGCCGATTGAGTGATTGAAtcgaaataatattaatattaatactaaataataataataataataataataattattattattattattattattattattattatcatcatcattattattattattattattattattattattattattattattattattaatattaatactattattattaatattaatattattaatattattattattattattattattagaagaagaagaagaagaacattaataataataatattaatattaatactagtaattatactaatttgagcgattaactaggtagccaccatgaaccacggttcaccatcaatctaattaggtgaaataatggagcaccgatttgctagattgatgttcaaagtctagccgtttatcatcctaatttgactgattaggtagccaccacaaagcaccaacaatcctaatttaattaattagataaataaaaatcgacATAGCCTAATTTCATATTTAACAAATATATAAAATTTGGTTGcttaattaaaactcaacaaataatattaataattgataacaagtatattaatttattatttgataaattagaatccatcttgtaatttttaagtcatttgagcaaCTAAGTTAAGTTTTAGAgaaaaatattgatttaagagttcaCTTGGTTCTATTTTAGGTGAAAAGGGTACAAAATAGAACGTTATGAAAAATTGTATGTGAAAGAataaagttcgtatatgaaaaaataattaggtattaataatagtaatattaaaattaacaatgttaataataatattattattaattaatattaatattcatattcatattaataataatagtaatagtattaattatattaatatgaatattattgattttaataaccataatattcataataataacaatagtgaggatgattaattaataataaattaatgatgatgacgatgatggtaataatgataataataataataataataataataataataataataataataataataataataataataataataataacaacaacaacaacaacaacaacaacaacaacaacaacaacaataataataataataaaaactattaagtttaagattcgcaaaataataataaatatataatattaataaaaactattaagtttaagattcgcAAAATTAAAATTGGCTGAATTTAGTAGAGTTGAACGAAAGTGAGCCGAGCCAGCCGAATCGAATGGAATGGAGCTGaaagccgaatcgaatcgaatagaatGAAATAGTGAATCGAATCGAGCCAATCGAATCGAATAgaatgagtgaatcgaatcgaataatcAATCAATAGATTTGAGCCGAATCAAGTGAGTGAAAATAAGTTTTAAAGAACAGGGCCCAAGTACATCATGGCGGAGGGTCAGGGGGAAGAGGCGCCCATGCCGAAATGTAGTCGATGTTacataaggccctgttctttctggcttattttcgcCCTACTTGATTTCGATTCAGTTCAATTGCTACACCATTttcattcgattgattgattcgattccattcgattgattcgattcattgATTCACCCATTCAATTGATTTATTCACTAAACtccattcattcgattcgattgattgattgattgattcagctccattaagttcaaatttcatttcaaatttttactcatcttaaatttaatagttattattaattttgttatcaataatactatttttttaatattattctttattattattattattattattattattattatatttaataatagtgttaataataatgttattaataatttatttattattattattattatgaatattattattaaaatgaataatattgttgttgttgttgttaaaatgaataataatgttaataataatattatttattattattgttgttattattattattattattattattattattattattagtattgttgttgttgttgttataattattggtattattattattaaaattaataacatttattattaatattattgatgaggcacgcccaaccgacttgacccagtagccaatacggggtcatacaagtcaacacgcttgccaacatggttattatttattattgttattaggaatattattagtaaaaaattactattttttcattattataatttatgattattcatatactcctccctctatcccggtcaattgttgtcctttggttttggcaaaaagaccaaggaaagaggagtggccaattataaaatgacaagcggaccaaattgagtgtgaatgatcaaattgttcatcaagttcattcttaaaatagaaaagacaataattgaatgagacaccccaaaatggaataggacaacaaattaccgggacagagggagtataatattataatttttttcttaaaaatattaattttagtataaatagtattatactatgattattattattattattattattattattattattattattattattatagttgataataacaataatattaaatattattattattattattaatatgattatttgattgatttcactAATTCAACTTtttattgattcgattgattcatcACTCATTTATTGATTCATTGATCTGGGCTCAGctccattcgattgattgattcagtTAAATTTCCTATTGGCCTCCATTGATTGATTTACTTTCATTtcagttgattgattgattgattcggctCCATTGATTCGGTTGATTCGATTCGGATTCActtaaaaagccagaaagaacagggcctaagtctaATATAAATGGTGGGGCAAAATCCCAAACGAAATAACCGTTACATGAACTAATGTCTTTACTTGAAACCTTAGCAATTGCATCCGCCACTTTGTTAGCCGACCTCTTCTCAAAAACAAGCTTCAAACG contains the following coding sequences:
- the LOC141653531 gene encoding autophagy-related protein 8f, coding for MAKSSFKLEHDLGKRRAEAARIREKYSDRIPVIVEKAERSDIPNIDKKKYLVPADLTVGQFVYVIRKRIKLSAEKAIFIFVDNVLPPTGAIMSAIYEEKKDEDGFLYVTYSGENTFGTNASE